DNA from Candidatus Micrarchaeia archaeon:
TGCAATGCTTCGCGCCATATACGGCGAGCGCAACTATTCCCTTTACTTTGCCGCGCTCACGCAGGTGGGGGACATACTCCTTCCGCAGCACAGGGATTTCGGCGGGCCCAAGCGCGTGATAGTGCCTGTCGGTGTTGACCAGGACCCGCACATCCGCCTCGCGCGAGACATCGCATTCAAGGAAAAGCTCACTCTTCCTGGCGCAACCTACCATAAGATAATGCGCAGCCTCAAGGGCGAGTCGAAAATGAGCAAGCGCGACCCAAATTCCACGCTCTCGCTTTCCGATTCCCCCGAAGCCGCGAAAAAGAAGCTCGCGTCCGTTTTCACAGGCGGCAGGACGACTGCCGATGAGCAGAGGAAAATGGGCGGCGAAATAGAAAAATGCGTGCTTTACGACCTTATGCGCTTCCACTTCATCGATGACGAAAAAGAGCTTGCAAAAATGAGCGCAGACTGCACAGGCGGCTCCGTCCTTTGCGGCGAGTGCAAGGCGCGCTACATAACGCGCGCGCTTGACTGGCTCTCCGCGCACCAGGAGAAGAAAAAGAGGATGCTTCCGAAGGCAAGGAAAATTCTCGAGGATGCCGTTTAGCCATCGCACCTGTCCAAAACCCGCGCGCGGCAAATCCTCGGGACGAAAGCGCACGCCGTAGCCTGCTCAATCTGCTCGCTTCTATGGAGCACGCGCGCGGAGAAATGCCCGATTGCGCCGTGCTTCCTGCCTATCTTTTCTATGCCCGCAACCTGCGCCATCACTTTCCCAAGGTCGCTTCCGTCCCTTTTTATCGCAGCCACGATTTCCTCCGAAACCGCAAACCCCATTCCCG
Protein-coding regions in this window:
- the trpS gene encoding tryptophan--tRNA ligase, translated to MVEKIDPWASEQSFDYSKLFDEFGMSCMDGSLAKRLSFRLAERGILFAHRDLDLWIKDADEGREVAVMSGIKPSSEFHLGSKLTAEEIIFFQKRFKAKVFYAIADLEAFADNGLTLEQTHETAVSNVADLLALGLDEKNAYVYKQSQERRVMQSAYVYSRRATPAMLRAIYGERNYSLYFAALTQVGDILLPQHRDFGGPKRVIVPVGVDQDPHIRLARDIAFKEKLTLPGATYHKIMRSLKGESKMSKRDPNSTLSLSDSPEAAKKKLASVFTGGRTTADEQRKMGGEIEKCVLYDLMRFHFIDDEKELAKMSADCTGGSVLCGECKARYITRALDWLSAHQEKKKRMLPKARKILEDAV